The Candidatus Syntrophosphaera sp. genome includes a window with the following:
- the gap gene encoding type I glyceraldehyde-3-phosphate dehydrogenase, producing the protein MKNVAINGFGRIGRLVLRAALKYHPDINVVAINDLTDAKTLAYLLKYDSVHKIFDGEVGHTDNSIIVNGKNIRIYSEKDPEALPWKELGVELVIESTGVFNSREGASKHLKAGAAKVILTAPGKDDVDATVVMGVNHNTLKPEHAIVSNASCTTNCLAPVAKVLHDRFGIANGLMTTIHSFTNDQRILDLPHRDLRRARAASMSMIPTSTGAAKAIGLVIPELAGKLDGLAIRVPTPDGSLVDLCVNLERETSKDEVNAAMKEAAETYLKGYLQYSEEPLVSIDIVGNHYSSIFDAPSTNVKGKLVKIFSWYDNEWGYSCRVVDLLDYMSTL; encoded by the coding sequence ATGAAAAACGTAGCAATCAACGGTTTCGGACGCATCGGACGCCTCGTGCTCCGGGCCGCACTGAAATACCATCCCGACATCAATGTCGTTGCCATCAACGACCTCACCGACGCCAAGACCCTGGCCTATCTGCTCAAATACGACAGCGTGCACAAGATCTTTGACGGCGAGGTCGGCCACACCGACAACAGCATCATCGTCAACGGCAAGAACATCCGCATCTATTCCGAAAAAGACCCGGAAGCCTTGCCCTGGAAAGAGCTGGGCGTGGAACTCGTTATCGAATCCACCGGAGTTTTCAACTCCCGTGAAGGTGCTTCCAAACATCTCAAAGCCGGAGCCGCAAAGGTCATCCTCACCGCCCCGGGCAAGGACGATGTGGACGCGACCGTGGTCATGGGGGTCAATCACAATACCTTGAAACCCGAACACGCCATCGTTTCCAACGCTTCCTGCACAACCAACTGCCTGGCCCCGGTGGCCAAGGTTTTGCACGATAGGTTTGGAATCGCCAACGGATTGATGACCACGATCCATTCCTTCACCAACGACCAGCGCATCCTGGACCTGCCCCACAGGGACCTGCGTCGCGCGCGGGCTGCTTCCATGAGCATGATCCCCACCTCGACCGGCGCGGCCAAGGCCATTGGCCTGGTGATCCCGGAACTGGCCGGAAAGCTCGATGGCCTGGCGATCCGGGTGCCCACACCCGACGGCTCGCTGGTTGACCTCTGCGTAAATCTGGAACGCGAGACCAGCAAGGATGAGGTGAACGCGGCCATGAAAGAAGCCGCGGAGACCTATTTGAAGGGTTATCTGCAATACTCCGAGGAACCGCTGGTTTCCATCGACATCGTGGGAAATCACTATTCCTCGATCTTTGACGCTCCTTCCACAAACGTGAAGGGAAAACTGGTCAAAATATTCAGTTGGTACGACAACGAATGGGGCTATTCCTGCCGCGTGGTCGATCTGCTGGATTACATGAGCACGCTCTAA